A portion of the Bacillus sp. SM2101 genome contains these proteins:
- a CDS encoding helix-turn-helix domain-containing protein, with product MKENLIARSLFTLAICIVIGSWFISNGLKEGNRIIAEQLSDGIEATKSYTMDTTQGQLLTATQLSEYLGISDEQVTQLFPDSNGKSEIPYLKIKGELFFPKAAIDKWLQEIKATSINR from the coding sequence ATGAAAGAAAACTTAATTGCAAGATCATTATTTACCTTAGCAATTTGTATTGTAATAGGTAGTTGGTTTATTTCAAATGGGTTAAAGGAAGGCAATCGAATAATTGCAGAACAATTGTCTGATGGAATTGAAGCCACTAAATCATACACAATGGATACGACACAAGGTCAATTGTTAACTGCCACACAATTATCCGAATATTTGGGTATAAGCGATGAACAAGTAACTCAGCTATTCCCAGATTCAAATGGTAAAAGCGAAATACCTTATTTAAAAATTAAGGGTGAGCTCTTCTTCCCTAAAGCAGCCATTGATAAATGGTTACAAGAAATTAAAGCAACCTCTATTAATAGATGA